CACTCTAAATTATATGGTAGTTATAATCTGTACACACACACAACTATTAGAGCTCTCTATTTCAAGGTTCCTTAAGCTGTAATTTCTAAGAAGATTCATCTTCTATCTCTTTCTATAATCTAAAGGGAAAAGGAGAGTAAAACCATATATAAGAGGATATAATAGCATAGATATGAAACCATGCATACCATATCCTGGATCATGAAATTGGTGGAGGTGGAGTCTCCCATACATCAAATACATTTTCCTCACTGTGAAGTGCAAAGAGCCGATCCCCACCAATTGAAAAGTCACAGATTGAACCTCCATAACTCTGGCGAAGCCTAGATGTCAAAACCCAATCAGGACCACAGAACACAGAAATGCAGTCATCCATAGATGAAAACAACTGCCCCTCGTGTAAAGCCAGTTTGGGATAGCAAGGCTCATCAGACAGTTTCCCTTTCATCATCCGACTTCTTGAGCTCCACCTCACACTCCCTCCATTCATTCTCAAATCCATAAACCCCAAATCCTCATATTCATTCACCACACAAATAGCATTATTATCCTCCATAGCTATAGCATCTCGCACTCGCTTCTCGTCCACAGTTATAGGAGCGCCAAAATCAGACCAAGACCATACCATCCTCTTATCCCTAAAGTCCAACATACTAATGTAGCAGTTATCTTTTCTAGGAAACAAAGTAGCCACCAACAAACAATTGCTCCCATTCAACCATTGCAACTTATCAGCATCACCTAATGACCATCCTGGACTCTCGTAAAAGAAATCAATCTGTTTTCCAGTAACTTGATCCCAAACCCCAATCCCATACTCATTACTCCTCCCTTTACAACTACTAAATATCTTATAATCAGAACTAGTACTTAAAGCCCCAGCTGTGAAACTCTTCACTTGATTCTCATGGCAAACCTGAAACTTATACCTCAATTCTCCTGTACTCTTACTAAACAACCCCATCCCTCCGTCCCCGCGGCCTAATTTCTCACAAGCACTAATAATTATGCTCTCGCCATCTACCCAACCAACATCATTGACTCTTTGATAATCAAGATTCAGTGGAGGGTACTCCTCCATAATCCAATCATAAACATGAACAACACTACCATGAGCCACACAGCAGCCACCATCAGGACCAGCACGAATCGCGGTCCCATCCCCCGGTGCCTGTCCTGTAACAGACCGCGAATGGCGGAGCCTGTTGCCATCAAATTGGCCCCATTTAGCTGATCTTACATGGTCTAATAAACCATAAAAGGAGGCCTCTCTGTAGAGTTGTCTTTCAGGGATGTTTGGAGGGATATTGAGGTCGCCTGTGCGAAGGAGATCAAGGAGAACAGAGAAACAATCAGGGTTTCTATCAATGAAGAATTCACAATGGGAAAACGAGTCATTATTTGGTTGTTTTAAGGTCCAGTTTTCATTGAATAATGCACCAAAAAAGGAGTTTCTGCCTGCATTGGCTAACGTTGTTGAGGCTGTTTCAAAGACTCTGCCTCCCACATTGAATCTAACTCTGTCTTTGGGGATTTTCATAGTGAAAATAAGTTTTGTGAGGCAGAATTTTGAAAGAGAGAAGGTTTGAAATTTGATATTAgtagaaagaaaggaaaactgGAGGAGTAAGAGTGTGTATAGAATTTGAAAAACAgagatggataaaaaaatcaacaagaaagTTAGAGGGAATTGGGGGATCGTGTTctataatttgaatttgttttggttgAGCACTTGAGCTAAAAATAGGACAAAATTAACCCATTCAAGAAGAAACCAAAACAGACAAGATCATAAAGACAGCAGAAATAGAAAGCTATAAACACATGAATGAAAAGGCCTCATTTTGGAACTGAGAGAAGTTCATGAAACCAGAACTTGAGTAAAAACAGAGCTTGAAACAGGGGAGATGCAGTGATTACAAAAAAGATcgaaaattgatgaaattaagagaaaataagAACTGGGTTTTGAAGAGGGATGGTTTTTAGAGGTGGGTTCTCAATTTTGAGGGATTCGGTGGAGAGGAATTGGAAAATTGAAGCTGTTGGACTTCAAGAAATATCggttcattttaatatatatccaATTCTCTCTCTTACATTGCTTTCTccatgtctctctctctctctttgtttttccacGTCTATCTGCCTTTCCTTTGGTCTTCCTGTAGAAGGAGCAGACATTGCTGagctttatataaatataaataatggtGGGCTCCGTCTCGGTTCTGTTCCCTCCTTGTGTTTTGTATCAAAATGGATGAACGGTGATCGTCCGATCTGATCTCATGATGAATGTACATTTAATCTTGCCTTTGATTAATGAAGAGGAATTTTGTTTGCTGAATTGTTCACCACTAGGGGAAAATCAGCTCTTCTCTTGACCAACAAAGAGAAAGCGTGTGTTGTGGGGTATGTTAATGTCTCATTTATTGGTAATATGACACGAAAAATAAGACTTTTCTGAAGaggctaattgttttttttttgttagttcttCCACTAATGCATTAATGAAGGTTCTTGTCTGTTGCCATGAAATTAATAATGTGAAAAAATCCTTTCTCAAACTAGGAATTGAAGAATCATTCAAAAGAGAGGTTTTTTCCCtgccttcaaagtcaaaataGGAAAATTATTGGGAGTTGTGTTGGTTCAAGTGGGAAAATGATCCCCATTTTaggtttaaatttaaatcaaagattgcaattttttttaataaacatatcAATTTggataagaaaaatcaattaaaaacttgtttaaaTTCTCAATATTGTCTGAAAAAACAGATTAAAGTCGAGAAAGTCAAAACCAACTAggtttgatttcaaattttttaaccTCTTTCTGAATATTTTGAgttgataaattgatttataagtGTTCTAAAGATATTAGTGAAGTGTTTTTGGgttgatttaataattaattatttttaaaaaaaataagcattacCTTAATTTTTCAACCATTACTATGATGATTAAAATATGAACTTGTCGACGACACATCATCAGTCTATCACCtgctttttatttcaagaaaaaaggtCATCCaccccttaaaaaataaaaccaagctTAGGCTCGCGGGCTTGTATATGAGAGAGAGGTTGAGtataaatctaagaaaaaaaaattattaaatctcgTTGAGTCAATGGCTCAGCTCTCTAATTTGACGAGTTAAGTTATAACATTTgggctataatttttttcttctaatattgcttattttagaaatttatatttttttaatgtcttttttaaaaaataatttttaaatatatgtttcaattaatatcccatgaattaattttttgcatatttaacattttttggataaagattttttttaatagtgttgcatgtatttaattttttagaatattattttgatttttttatatcatttatttaatcGTTTGTATgtatgaagtttattttttaaaataaaaaatatttattttcagataatatttataatacgtGTATTCTTACATGatattatttatccttttatgttattcaatcaatttaatatgtttgtctatttctattatcgtttgactgaaaaaaaaataattttaataaaaaaattcagcaaaCACAACTGGAAAAATATCTAATcttgtgaaattaaatattttgatatataattatctcttatgttttttcaatttaatttttagttattgttaatggttttttctgtttattaacacatatagtttttgatttatttaattatatatataaggtttatttatttatttatagattttttatatataaaaatatatttaaaaaacctacatatataattattttttaaaaaatctgagTCGTTGCAAAATCACGGTTAAAATAGCTAGTTATTGAACTAAAAGTTGTAAGGGCAGTCGTCCACACATTATTCGCATTAAAATGTGGCTTTGCTAACTGTCTTTGCTGCTGGACTTTACGAACCCTGTATGTGATTGCTTCACAGATCGTGGGCGGCACATTATGAcactaaaaaactaataataagcCGAATTGTCAAACTTACTGCTCTTCTCTGTTCATCTGCTGAAAGTGTGACCTTTCAGATAACTATTTCTTCCACCATTAATCCCCTCTGAAGAACGGTTTGAGTAGATGAGTCGCTAATCCATCTTCATTTCAATTTATGAGCTGGGTGGACATAAATCAGTGATCATTGATGATGCTTTTGAATGCCTTCAGTGCTCAAGCGCCTAACACATTAAGAACAGGACTCGTAAATTATTGACCTGAATCATTCCTATAACATGATTCGTGACCCTATCCACTTGAAAGCTGGCTGTGTTGAGAAGAAAAATCAGAGTGAATTTACTGCTAATCTAAGTTTACCAAAGCATTAATATAATCCATGTCAAAAATAGTTGGTATGGCTTACGGCATGGCAACTTTAATGAGTCAAAGAGCATCCAAATTAGCTTAGAAAGAGGGTTATGGATTATGATTGATACCCGATAAAGGAACTTCCTGGTTTCtgtcaaaaaataatcaagttgTTAATTCTGCTCTGTGATGTCATTATTAGAAGCTATCTTAAAACCTAAGACAGATTAGTCGATGGATCTAAAGTGTTCTGATTTGTTCTGTTCTCCTTTGAGTTTGTGTTCCATAGCCTGTCAATGCACATCATGCAAGTGCTTTGATGTCTGTCTTCTTGGCGAGCATAAAGCCTTGATATGTATTCCCTTTAAGTGTACAATGACAATTAGCTTATTGCTGGGACAATGCCAAGAAAAATTTGAAGCTAAGTAACCTTCTACGATCAAATACCAATAGAAGATGCTAGGGCATATCTACTCAAAGAAATATAAGGAAAAGTTTAATCTTCATCTTcaagttcttaaaaaaaaaaaaacatgacgaGGCTTACTTCATTTCAAAACTAACAAGTAATAATCTAGTTGACCAACCTCATGATATGTGGATTGAATTACTAAAAAATCTCAACATATGagaggaaatatatatatatatatagtggtgACTAGGAGTGGAATGATGGGGGCAAGGCCCTTGcaagacttcttttttttttttgcaattaaatATTAGGtgctgtaatattttttaaaaaggtgtCATGTAAAGACTTTTTCTTGATTAAATAGTGCCTAcgtgcaaagaaaaaaaatataaagttattaatGTGTTTTGCTGTCTTTTGTCTCCCTGTAGACTACAAccctaatataaaatataaagttattaatgtctatcttttccaCGTAAttcaacaattgttttttaaattcttgttatagtaattttttttgtaactaattagatatattttattggtttgttttgattatgcttgaatgattttttttatgttttatttttagcagagttaccaaaattatcaatttttttatctcaatatatattttgattttaggtttaaccatgaacaaaataaaaagaattgattcattttttgaaaaaaaaatatattgataactCACAGTCTAGTGAACCAACTCCAATATGTAATGTTGAAGTTATGGTTGAGCAGCCTCAATGTGCTTCAATTTACAAAGAACTTGCATTGATTAGTGAGCAGCCTCTTACTAGAATCGACATTACTCATTTAATTAGAGATCCAAGCAATCATCCTCAAATTTGAGAATACCTGGTTAATCAACAAGGTGAAATTCGAAGGGCATACATTAATTTGTGGCTATATCAACCTTTGATATATGGATATCCGCTGACTAGTAAAAAAACATCTTCATCGATTTCAGTCTTATTGGTTCAAAAGTTATTCGTGACTTGAATATTCAGAGAAAAATGCTGCATTTTGTTTCCCTTGCTATTTATTTCCAAGTAAACCATCTGGAAAGCCAGGATCAGACACATTTATTGTTAAAGAATTTAATTGTTTGAAGAAAGTTAATAATGAGGAACGATGTGCTTTTTTTTACTCATATGGGAGAAGGTCCAAATTCAGCTCATAGATTTGTTACTAGCtgcttggaaaatttgaaaaaccagTCATGTCATATTGAGAAGGTAGTTAAGAGGCAAACTACTTAAGAAATTCTGAATAATCGATTGCATATTAAAGCTTTAATAGATATTGTTCGTTGGCTCACATTTTAAGCATGTGCTTTTAGAGGGCATGATGAACGTccagaataaaaaaaccaaggtaattttcttgaaatgatgGAACTTTTAACATCATACAATGAACAAGTAGGTGCTCTTGTTTTGGGTAATGCTCCATAAAATGTTAAATACACCtcacatcaaattcaaaagGAAATTTTACATGTCTTTGCTAGAAATGTTCAATCTTTAATTCGTCGTAAGATTGGTGATGTAAGATTTTATTTACTTGTTGATGAAGCTCGAGATGAATCTAGAAGAAAGCAAATGACCCTTGTTATTAGGTTTGTTGATAGAAGTGGATTTATACGAGAACAATTTTTGAATATAGTTCATGTCAAAGATACAACTAATGCAGCTCTTAAGGAAGagatttcctttgttttatctCATCACAATCTTGATGTTTAAAATATTAGGGGCCAAGGGTATAATGGTGTTAATAATATGCGTGGAAAATGGAATGGTTTGCAAGCTTTATTCATTAATGATTGCCCTTATGCATATTATGCACATTGCTTAGCTCATCAATTACAATTGGCTCTTATTGTTGCAGCTAGAGAAATATTTGATGTTTACActttttttcagaatttgatttttattattaacattattaGTGCTTCTTGTAAGCGTAATGATGAATTACAGGCTTTTCAAGCAGCTATAATTGAACATTTAGTTGATATTGGTGAGATTGAAACGGGTAAAGGAGTTAATCAAGTAGGTGGTTTGCAACGACCTGGAGATAGCATATAGAGTTCGCACTTCAAATCAATTTGcagtttaataaaaaagtatGGGGTAACTTGCTTGGTTCTTGAAAACATTGCTTTAGATGGATCTAATTATTCTCAACGTGGTGATGCGGCCTTTTCATTTAAGTTGctaatgtcatttgattttgcattcATCTTACATATAATGAAGGATGTTATGGGAATTACTGATGTGCTTTGCTAAGCCTTGCAACATAAATCTCAAGACATTTTAAATTCTATCCATTTGGTGACTAccacaaaaaatttaattcagaAGTTAAGAGATGATGGTTGGAAAACTCTTTTAGAAGAAGTGACATCATTTTGTAAACATCAAGACATTGAAGTTCCTGATATGGATGCTTGTTTTTCTAGTGTGGGACGATCTCGCTGTAAACAAAAATCAGTAACAGCTGAACATTACTACCGAGTTGATATATTTACAGCTATCATTGATCAACAATTGTAAGAGCTAAATAATAGATTCAATGAGCAGGCGATCGAGCTTTTTAAGTTGAGcacaattttagattttaaaaatagctataaattattcaatgttGAAGATATATACTTATTTGTTGACAAGTTCTATTCTCAAGATTTTTCTGACCAAGAAAAGGTTCATTTGAGACTTCAGTTGCAGCATTATAAGCTTGATGTACCTAATCATCCAAAGTTAAAGAGCATGTCATTAATTGCTGATTTATGTCAAGGATTGgttgaaatagaaaaatcaacaatttatccACTAGTTGACAGGTTGATTCGGCTTATTTTGACTCTTCCTGTTTTGACAGCAAATACTGAACGAGCTTTCTCTGCGATGAAGATTGTTAAAATAAGACTTCGTAATCGAATGGaagatgattttcttgcaaattatttgattgtctatatagaaaaagaaattgctgaaagattcacaattgatatgataatcgatgatttctattctatgaaagaacgacgagcacaattaaaataaatatgtaagaatcattctttattattttttactatatttcaaagtttatcaaacataaataatgcttcgctttagctaatgtttcttatatactttgtatgtttatatttgataggtataaagaccaacaacattaaagtgatggatacatcatgaagatgaaattaacttcattgctttgactcaatttggtaTTGCTCCAAACTTTTTACCTTATATAAaggttattatatatttgtaataagttatttgaataaaactaaatcatgtaggtttttttttacaactcatgtacaataaattaaaacaaatattatatcttggtatattattttttattaccccTAACAAATAATCTTAGCTCCGCCCCTAATGGTGACCATACCGATATTAGTGAAGGATGGTGATTGGAGAACTTCATTCATAAAACATCTCCTCGCAAGGGAGCTACCACCAAATAGAGGAAAAGTGGTTATGATGACAAGGTGTATGATTGGATAGTTTTATTAAAAGTGAATTGTATTGAAAagttacattattattatttctacgacactttgaattttttaagtcaatttataaCATGtgtaaatgttaaaaattaattaaggagcAATTTATATACCAACTAAAAAAAGACTTTGGACAAATGATTCTACTCATCTAGGCCAGGCCCAGGCAAGTTAATCCAGGTTCGTTTGGGCCtaacttgatcttttttttctttatgatttttctctcccttttatttttttacacacaatcctataatttttattaaaatacttataaagtcaaataaaaatattccaaaaCCCAGACTCTTTATCGGATAAcaaaaagtcaaataaaaatatttaaatgccattttaattttgtgttttggattatgtttgatttttaaccTATTATTATGCAAAATCATTATACATGCACTTATCTAGGATCATTTGGAATTATGCACATAGTTTATAGGTAGATGTTGGATAATTAAAGAATTCAGTGTCATATTAGatataaaacatgtttcaaTGTTTCCAAAACATAAGGATTTAtcagatttttttctgtttttttatagcTTGCTCCTCAACATT
The Populus nigra chromosome 3, ddPopNigr1.1, whole genome shotgun sequence genome window above contains:
- the LOC133688799 gene encoding BTB/POZ domain-containing protein At2g24240, with translation MKIPKDRVRFNVGGRVFETASTTLANAGRNSFFGALFNENWTLKQPNNDSFSHCEFFIDRNPDCFSVLLDLLRTGDLNIPPNIPERQLYREASFYGLLDHVRSAKWGQFDGNRLRHSRSVTGQAPGDGTAIRAGPDGGCCVAHGSVVHVYDWIMEEYPPLNLDYQRVNDVGWVDGESIIISACEKLGRGDGGMGLFSKSTGELRYKFQVCHENQVKSFTAGALSTSSDYKIFSSCKGRSNEYGIGVWDQVTGKQIDFFYESPGWSLGDADKLQWLNGSNCLLVATLFPRKDNCYISMLDFRDKRMVWSWSDFGAPITVDEKRVRDAIAMEDNNAICVVNEYEDLGFMDLRMNGGSVRWSSRSRMMKGKLSDEPCYPKLALHEGQLFSSMDDCISVFCGPDWVLTSRLRQSYGGSICDFSIGGDRLFALHSEENVFDVWETPPPPIS